In one Curtobacterium citreum genomic region, the following are encoded:
- a CDS encoding helicase-associated domain-containing protein produces the protein MTTTADLAARLRATPDDDLERLVVARRLPAAVLADSGPQHAADFFDLAEALRTDDAVDAALEHLPRAALLALRDGEAGDALAPAVALGLADASGGVDDAVAARLAAHPDLVALDRTGGPSGVRRSGDVTQAADPDRARATGAERAFTTMTVLAELLRAVRAGSVKELVKGGIGTPLARILGERTGTDPELVPDRLALLARVGFADPGEGLWHTTPAGDDWLVAPWPDRWVGLAGRWRDALDPAVHDVLETAGDDLRDLVALGRWAYPAGARWLDSELLVVAGTAESIGLAVDGVLTPTGRAVLDGDADAAAADLPPTVEGVYLQHDLTVIAPGPLSPADDAALRSVADLEAPGLAARYRVSEESVRRALRAGSTKDELLALLDRLSATGVPQPLGYLVEQVAGRDGSIVVDVGPGGVGTRVHGTPDQLDLVGVDAELRQLTWERPDLTTLVTRHPAHVVHAALEDQRYPAVLTAAARPATQGVPPVRRRAAGRTPEQAAHALVERLRLTTERGEAEPEQEWLGRQIDLAVRGKTPIRLTVRMPDGSERPVSIIPTSVAAGRVRGRDTAVDVERTLPLSLVVAVESEA, from the coding sequence ATGACGACCACCGCAGACCTCGCCGCACGCCTGCGCGCGACGCCCGACGACGACCTCGAACGACTCGTCGTCGCCCGACGGCTGCCCGCGGCCGTCCTCGCGGACTCCGGTCCGCAGCACGCCGCCGACTTCTTCGACCTCGCCGAGGCGCTGCGGACCGACGACGCCGTCGACGCCGCACTCGAGCACCTGCCCCGTGCCGCGCTGCTCGCGCTGCGGGACGGCGAGGCGGGTGACGCACTCGCCCCCGCCGTGGCGCTCGGCCTGGCGGACGCGTCCGGCGGCGTCGACGACGCGGTCGCGGCCCGCTTGGCCGCCCACCCCGACCTCGTGGCACTGGACCGGACAGGAGGCCCGTCCGGCGTCCGGCGGTCGGGCGACGTCACGCAGGCGGCTGACCCCGACCGCGCGCGCGCCACGGGTGCCGAACGCGCCTTCACGACGATGACCGTCCTCGCCGAGCTCCTGCGCGCCGTCCGCGCCGGGAGCGTGAAGGAGCTCGTGAAGGGCGGGATCGGGACGCCGCTCGCCAGGATCCTCGGCGAGCGCACCGGCACCGATCCCGAGCTCGTGCCCGACCGGCTCGCGCTCCTCGCCCGCGTCGGGTTCGCCGACCCCGGCGAAGGGCTCTGGCACACCACACCGGCGGGCGACGACTGGCTCGTCGCGCCGTGGCCGGACCGCTGGGTCGGGCTCGCCGGGCGCTGGCGGGACGCCCTCGACCCGGCGGTGCACGACGTGCTCGAGACCGCCGGCGACGACCTGCGCGACCTCGTGGCGCTCGGGCGCTGGGCGTACCCGGCCGGTGCGCGGTGGCTCGACTCGGAGCTCCTCGTCGTGGCCGGCACCGCGGAGTCCATCGGGCTCGCGGTCGACGGTGTGCTCACCCCGACCGGTCGGGCCGTGCTCGACGGGGACGCCGACGCCGCCGCCGCCGACCTGCCGCCCACGGTCGAGGGCGTGTACCTGCAGCACGACCTGACGGTCATCGCTCCCGGGCCGCTCTCCCCCGCCGACGACGCGGCCCTCCGCTCGGTGGCCGACCTCGAGGCCCCGGGGCTCGCGGCCCGGTACCGCGTGTCCGAGGAGTCCGTCCGCCGTGCCCTCCGCGCCGGCAGCACGAAGGACGAGCTCCTCGCGCTGCTGGACCGGCTGTCCGCCACGGGCGTGCCGCAGCCGCTCGGCTACCTCGTCGAGCAGGTCGCCGGACGCGACGGCAGCATCGTCGTCGACGTCGGACCGGGCGGGGTCGGCACCCGGGTGCACGGCACGCCGGACCAGCTCGACCTGGTCGGGGTCGACGCCGAGCTCCGCCAGCTCACGTGGGAGCGGCCCGACCTGACGACCCTCGTGACCCGGCACCCGGCGCACGTGGTGCACGCGGCGCTCGAGGACCAGCGCTACCCGGCCGTGCTGACGGCCGCAGCCCGCCCCGCGACGCAGGGCGTGCCTCCCGTCCGTCGCCGTGCCGCCGGACGCACGCCGGAACAGGCGGCGCACGCACTCGTCGAGCGGCTGCGGCTGACGACCGAGCGCGGCGAGGCGGAGCCGGAGCAGGAGTGGCTCGGCCGGCAGATCGACCTGGCCGTGCGGGGGAAGACCCCGATCCGGCTGACGGTGCGCATGCCGGACGGATCCGAACGGCCCGTCTCGATCATCCCGACCTCCGTCGCGGCCGGCCGTGTGCGCGGACGGGACACGGCGGTCGACGTCGAACGCACCCTGCCGCTGTCGCTCGTCGTGGCGGTCGAGAGCGAGGCGTGA
- a CDS encoding DNA repair helicase XPB has translation MNGPLIVQSDRTVLLEVAHPDAEDARHELAAFAELERAPEHVHTYRITRLGLWNARAAGHDAEAMIGTLERFAKFPVPQSVTVDIRDTVSRYGRLVIRREERPDAPVIANSPTEELERQPVLLLTAEDPSVLAEVTRSKRIKPLLGDQRSSSEIELQPWARGQVKQELVKLGWPAEDLAGYTPGQPHPIDLDTASWHMRPYQEQAVDTFFAQGSGVVVLPCGAGKTLVGAGAMATVKATTLILVTNTVSARQWRDELLRRTSLTADDIGEYSGTSKEIRPVTIATYQILTARRKGEYTHLSLLDALDWGLIVYDEVHLLPAPVFKLTADLQARRRLGLTATLVREDGRESDVFSLIGPKRYDAPWKEIEAQGYISPAACYEVRIDLPHADRLEYAASGDDERYRLAATSPAKTPVVRELIEKHRGEQILVIGQYIDQLDALAESLDAAEITGATPVDERERLFQAFRQGDIDVLVVSKVANFSVDLPDATVAIQVSGSFGSRQEEAQRLGRLLRPNKDGLPASFYTLVTRDTVDQDFAQNRQRFLAEQGYAYTILDADQVQAAA, from the coding sequence ATGAACGGACCGCTGATCGTGCAGAGCGACCGCACCGTGCTCCTCGAGGTCGCGCACCCCGACGCCGAGGACGCGCGGCACGAGCTCGCCGCCTTCGCCGAGCTCGAACGCGCCCCGGAGCACGTGCACACGTACCGGATCACGCGGCTCGGGCTCTGGAACGCACGGGCGGCGGGGCACGACGCCGAGGCGATGATCGGCACGCTCGAGCGCTTCGCGAAGTTCCCGGTCCCGCAGAGCGTCACGGTGGACATCCGCGACACGGTGTCGCGCTACGGACGGCTCGTGATCCGGCGTGAGGAGCGTCCGGACGCCCCGGTGATCGCGAACTCACCCACCGAGGAGCTCGAGCGCCAGCCCGTGCTGCTCCTGACGGCCGAGGACCCGTCCGTCCTGGCCGAGGTGACCCGTTCGAAGCGGATCAAGCCGCTGCTCGGCGACCAGCGGTCGTCCTCGGAGATCGAGCTGCAGCCGTGGGCACGGGGCCAGGTCAAGCAGGAGCTCGTGAAGCTCGGCTGGCCGGCCGAGGACCTCGCCGGCTACACGCCCGGGCAGCCGCACCCGATCGACCTCGACACCGCGTCGTGGCACATGCGGCCGTACCAGGAGCAGGCGGTCGACACCTTCTTCGCGCAGGGTTCCGGCGTCGTCGTGCTCCCCTGCGGCGCGGGCAAGACGCTGGTCGGTGCCGGTGCTATGGCGACCGTCAAGGCGACGACGCTCATCCTCGTCACGAACACCGTGTCCGCGCGGCAGTGGCGCGACGAGCTCCTCCGCCGGACGAGCCTGACCGCGGACGACATCGGCGAGTACTCGGGCACGTCGAAGGAGATCCGCCCGGTCACCATCGCGACGTACCAGATCCTCACCGCCCGCCGGAAGGGCGAGTACACGCACCTGTCGCTCCTCGACGCCCTCGACTGGGGCCTCATCGTCTACGACGAGGTCCACCTGCTCCCCGCGCCGGTGTTCAAGCTGACGGCGGACCTGCAGGCGCGCCGTCGGCTCGGCCTGACCGCGACGCTCGTGCGCGAGGACGGGCGTGAGAGCGACGTGTTCTCGCTGATCGGGCCGAAGCGCTACGACGCCCCGTGGAAGGAGATCGAGGCGCAGGGCTACATCTCCCCCGCCGCCTGCTACGAGGTCCGGATCGACCTGCCGCACGCCGACCGGTTGGAGTACGCCGCGTCCGGCGACGACGAGCGCTACCGGCTCGCCGCGACGTCACCGGCGAAGACCCCGGTCGTGCGGGAGCTCATCGAGAAGCACCGCGGCGAGCAGATCCTGGTGATCGGCCAGTACATCGACCAGCTCGACGCGCTGGCGGAGTCGCTCGACGCCGCGGAGATCACCGGGGCGACGCCCGTCGACGAACGCGAGCGGCTGTTCCAGGCGTTCCGGCAGGGTGACATCGACGTCCTGGTCGTCTCGAAGGTCGCGAACTTCTCCGTCGACCTGCCCGACGCGACCGTGGCGATCCAGGTGTCCGGCTCCTTCGGGTCCCGTCAGGAAGAGGCCCAGCGACTGGGCCGACTCCTGCGCCCGAACAAGGACGGTCTGCCGGCGTCGTTCTACACGCTCGTGACGCGGGACACCGTCGACCAGGACTTCGCGCAGAACCGGCAGCGGTTCCTCGCCGAGCAGGGGTACGCGTACACCATCCTCGACGCCGACCAGGTCCAGGCAGCCGCGTAG
- a CDS encoding response regulator transcription factor, giving the protein MTDGPKILIVDDEPNIRDLLTTSLRFAGFAVRAVGNGAQAISAVLEEEPDLIILDVMLPDMNGFGVTKRLRSSGYTSPILFLTAKDDTEDKITGLTVGGDDYVTKPFSLDEIVARIKAILRRTMNDEEDAIIRAGELTMDQDTHEVTIGDAQIELSPTEFKLLRYLMLNPNRVLSKAQILDHVWEYDFNGDAGIVESYISYLRRKLDQYSSEPIIQTKRGFGYMLKATKAS; this is encoded by the coding sequence ATGACCGATGGCCCCAAGATCCTGATCGTCGACGACGAACCGAACATCCGCGACCTCCTCACGACCTCGCTGCGTTTCGCCGGGTTCGCCGTCCGTGCGGTCGGCAACGGGGCCCAGGCGATCTCGGCCGTGCTCGAGGAGGAACCCGACCTGATCATCCTCGACGTGATGCTCCCCGACATGAACGGCTTCGGCGTCACCAAGCGCCTCCGTTCCTCGGGCTACACCTCGCCGATCCTGTTCCTCACCGCGAAGGACGACACCGAGGACAAGATCACCGGCCTCACCGTCGGCGGCGACGACTACGTCACGAAGCCGTTCTCACTCGACGAGATCGTCGCGCGCATCAAGGCCATCCTGCGCCGCACGATGAACGACGAAGAGGACGCGATCATCCGCGCGGGCGAGCTCACGATGGACCAGGACACGCACGAGGTCACGATCGGCGACGCGCAGATCGAGCTGTCCCCGACCGAGTTCAAGCTCCTCCGCTACCTCATGCTCAACCCGAACCGGGTGCTGTCGAAGGCGCAGATCCTCGACCACGTGTGGGAGTACGACTTCAACGGCGACGCCGGCATCGTCGAGTCCTACATCTCGTACCTGCGCCGGAAGCTCGACCAGTACTCGAGCGAGCCGATCATCCAGACGAAGCGCGGGTTCGGCTACATGCTGAAGGCGACGAAGGCGTCCTAG